Proteins encoded in a region of the Zea mays cultivar B73 chromosome 4, Zm-B73-REFERENCE-NAM-5.0, whole genome shotgun sequence genome:
- the LOC103653170 gene encoding F-box protein At5g39450 → MLAVARDGADLILSLPEDVLALISAHLRPRDLLALSAASRRLRRALSADKAWLAQCRRLLPSQPHLLAWRAAAAGSSLAVCRFLHSAAPLLGLWAHQNPELGNLVAAVPGFLSVVAARAIPQELSPRLRWAPVFELLADAHGRPALLFLHGHHHAHLFPGLLASLQPHANVIFLEAHIARDPFASSSSSSPHRFARLSFGDRRRLLDSLVAACRVTLPPDLVDAPLFACSEDDLPLLAARREAMLRLHRESAGGMVRTPEVQGLLLEARKKATTTTTTDGGHRIPLRRSLSAVAGYFRNGLRQMVTRSVSANSRADNVDAKHLSLSDFLHDGESVGLSLRGARMRLSTYRAWPSMHDNRFALYKLRVQAPMPGREYAGLWGGTFGWPPGRPDDGCKPKKALFFLLLSYEEDSEGKLQLIATKVLEGTHYVVHPNGSSMFITRMSEPSTEPFPWQTDGEFDVERSFAGEGIANGYGFRYPSSKPGSLFVLQNGLLAFVWRETGAVLTLQRLDLDELLKKGERVPALQPVPNFAYLTKSYSNVFTSFPVGAASPR, encoded by the exons ATGCTCGCCGTCGCCAGGGACGGCGCCGACCTCATCCTCTCCCTCCCGGAGGACGTGCTGGCGCTCATCTCGGCGCACCTCCGACCCCGCGACCTCCTCGCGCTGTCCGCCGCGTCCCGCCGCCTCCGCCGCGCGCTCTCGGCCGACAAGGCGTGGCTGGCGCAGTGCCGCCGCCTGCTGCCCTCGCAGCCGCACCTGCTCGCgtggcgcgccgccgccgcgggctcCTCCCTCGCCGTCTGCCGCTTCCTCCACTCCGCCGCGCCGCTGCTCGGCCTCTGGGCGCACCAGAACCCCGAGCTCGGCAACCTCGTCGCTGCTGTCCCGGGCTTCCTCTCCGTCGTCGCCGCCCGCGCCATACCGCAGGAGCTCTCCCCGCGCCTCCGCTGGGCGCCCGTCTTCGAGCTCCTTGCCGACGCCCACGGCCGCCCCGCGCTCCTCTTCCTCCACGGCCACcaccacgcccacctcttcccaGGCCTGCTCGCCTCCCTGCAGCCCCACGCCAACGTCATCTTTCTCGAGGCGCACATCGCCAGGGATCCGTTcgcttcctcctcctcctccagccCACACCGCTTCGCCCGCCTCTCCTTCGGCGACCGCCGCCGCCTGCTCGACTCCCTCGTCGCCGCCTGTCGGGTCACGCTGCCGCCCGACCTCGTCGACGCCCCGCTCTTCGCGTGCTCCGAGGACGACCTCCCGCTGCTCGCCGCGCGCCGGGAGGCCATGCTGCGCCTGCACAGGGAGTCCGCGGGGGGCATGGTGCGCACGCCGGAGGTCCAGGGCCTCCTTCTGGAAGCCAGGAAGAAGGCGACAACGACGACCACGACCGACGGTGGGCACAGGATTCCCCTGCGGAGGAGCCTCTCTGCCGTGGCGGGGTATTTCAGGAACGGCCTGCGCCAGATGGTCACACGGTCAGTGTCTGCAAATTCCAGGGCCGACAATGTGGACGCCAAACATCTCTCCTTGTCTGACTTCCTACACGACGGGGAGAGTGTCGGGCTGAGCCTCCGCGGCGCAAGAATGCGGCTGTCCACTTACCGTGCGTGGCCGAGCATGCATGACAACCGGTTCGCGCTCTACAAGCTCAGGGTGCAGGCGCCCATGCCGGGAAGGGAGTACGCCGGTCTGTGGGGAGGCACATTCGGGTGGCCACCGGGGCGGCCAGACGATGGATGCAAGCCCAAGAAGGCTCTCTTCTTTCTGCTACTCTCATATGAAGAGGACAGTGAGGGGAAGCTTCAGCTGATCGCGACCAAGGTGTTGGAGGGAACACACTATGTTGTCCATCCCAATGGGTCTTCAATGTTTATAACGAGGATGAGtgagccatcaacagagccctttCCGTGGCAGACTGATGGGGAGTTTGATGTCGAGAGGAGCTTCGCAGGCGAGGGCATTGCCAATGGGTATGGCTTCAGATACCCTAGCTCAAAGCCTGGTTCATTGTTTGTCCTCCAGAATGGGCTACTTGCATTTGTTTGGAGAGAAACCGGGGCCGTGCTTACCTTGCAAAGACTGGATTTGGACGAACTGCTGAAGAAAGGGGAGCGTGTGCCTGCATTGCAGCCAGTGCCGAACTTTGCTTACCTGACAAAGTCTTACTCCAATGTTTTCACCAGTTTCCCTGTCGGCGCGGCTTCTCCCAG GTAa
- the LOC100283849 gene encoding uncharacterized protein LOC100283849 (The RefSeq protein has 1 substitution compared to this genomic sequence) has protein sequence MGHEAAAPGSSVLGRAVEEVRSALNEHADVVADLFGRVSSEVRTGFAPAVDSFVGFFHAVDWKEPWLISILSFHAILLLVTIISRRNINFQLILSALTFSGVFLAERLNTFLAQNWKSFSTQNYFDPQGLFISVIWSGPLLLITILILVNTLVTLCTLMVRWKRAKLRHRARQARDKQD, from the exons ATGGGCCACGAGGCTGCGGCGCCGGGGTCGTCGGTGCTCGGCCGCGCGGTGGAGGAGGTGCGCTCGGCCCTCAACGAGCACGCCGACGTGGTTGCCGACCTCTTCGGTCGCGTCTCCTCCGAAGTGCGCACCGGCTTCGCGCCCGCCGTCGACTCCTTCGTTGGCTTCTTCCACGCCGTCGACTGGAAG GAGCCTTGGCTGATCAGCATACTATCTTTCCATGCCATTCTGCTACTGGTTACCATCATCTCGAGGAGGAATATCAATTTCCAGCTCATCTTGTCAGCTCTAACAT TTTCTGGTGTATTCCTTGCTGAGAGATTAAATACGTTCCTGGCGCAAAACTGGAAGAGCTTCTCTACCCAAAACTATTTTGATCCCCAGGGCCTTTTCATTTCGGTCATCTGGTCTGGCCCTCTCCTCCTGATAACGATCCTTATTCTG GTGAACACTCTCGTGACGCTCTGCACGCTAATGGTAAGGTGGAAAAGGGCAGAGCTCAGGCATCGCGCTCGGCAAGCTCGTGACAAGCAGGACTGA